TTCACCGCGATCAGGTCGGCGGCCTTGCCTGGGGCCAGGCTGCCGATCTCGTTGCTCATCGAGAAGTGATCGGCGGCGTTGACCGTAGCGGTCTGGATCGCTTCCAGCGGGGTCAGGCCGGCCTTGACCAGCAAGGCGAACTCCCCGGCGTTGTCGCCATGGGCCGAGACGCCCGTGTCAGTGCCAAAGGCGATCTTCACGCCGCCCTCGTGGGCGCGGCGGGCCATGGCCAGCATCTTGGGACCGGCATCCAGGGCCTTGGCGGTCTGGGCGGGGGTGAGGAAGTTGTTCGGACCCGAGGCGATCCGGTAGACGAAATCGCCGGCCATCAAGGTCGGCACCAGATAGGCGCCGTTGTTCTTGAACAAGGCGATGCTCTCGGCGTCCAGGAAGGTGCCGTGCTCGATCGAGTCGCCGCCGGCCTTCAGGAAGCTGTTGATGCCGTCCACACCGTGGGCGTGCGCCGTGACTTTCCGGCCCATGCGGTGGGCGGCGTCGACGATCGCTTCCAGCTCTGCGTTCGAGAACTGTTGAGCCAGACCGGCGGCGGTATTGGAGAGCACGCCCCCCGTAGCGGTGATCTTGATGATGTCGGCGCCGTGCCAGACCTGCTCGCGCACCGCGCGTCGGCAATCGTCGGCGCCCGAACAGACCGACTCCGGACGCAGCACATGCATGACCTCGTCCGAATAGCCGTTCACGTCGCCGTGGCCGCCGTGGATCGACACCGCCGAGCCGGCGGCGATCACGCGCGGTCCGGGAACATCGCCGCGCTTGATCCCGTCACGCAGCGCGAAGACCGCCTGGTTCTCGCCGCCCAGGTCTGCGACCGTCGTGAACCCGGCCATCAGGGTCTTTCGCGCAAAGCCAGCACCGACCATGGCTTGGGTCGCTGACGACTGGGTAACCTCGTCAAGGCGGGAGTTCGGATTCTGCTCGCCCGTCAGGTGGACATGGCTGTCGATCAGGCCTGGCAGCACGAAGCTGTCCTTCAGATCGACGATCTTACCGCCCTTTTCGGCGACATAGCCGTCGACGATGCGAACCACCTTGCCCTTTTCGATGACCAGCGTCTTGGCGGTCTCGACCTTGCCCGTCGCCGGGTCGGCCAGAAGGCGCCCCGCCTGAACGAAAGTCGTCTGCGCGCTCGCGGCCTCGGCGAGCACGGTCGTCGCCGCCAGGGCGCAGACGCCCGCCAAATAGCGCTTGATCATATCGTCAGGCCCCCGCCTTGCGCGCGAAGTCCCAGGCCCCCTTGGCCAGAACCGGCACGCGCGCTTCCATCAGCTGCGCATGGGCGCTGGCGGCGGTGCCGTCACGGACGCGGCCAACAATACCCTGGCAGATACCGGCCAGTCTGAAGAGGTTGTACGAGAAATACCAGTCGAGTTCCGGCAGGCCGTCACGACCCGTGGCCTTGCAGTAACGCGCCACGGCTTCGGGGATGGTGGGAACGCCATATGCGGTCAGGTCGTCGATGCCCGAGAGGCCCCCGCGCTGGTCGGAAGGCATCACCCAGTTCATCAGGAAGTAGCTGAAGTCCGCCAGCGGATTGCCCAGGGTCGACAGCTCCCAATCCAGGACCGCAATCACCCGCGACTCGGTGGGGTGCAGGATCATGTTGTCGAGGCGATAGTCGCCGTGGACGATCGAGGTCTGGTCGTCCGCCGGCACGGTGGCCGGGAGCCATTCCATCAGGCGGTCCATCTCCTCGATGGTCTTGGTTTCGCTGGCCTTGTACTGCTTCGTCCACCGGTCGATCTGGCGCGCGAAATAGTTGCCGGGCTTGCCGTAATCGGCGAGTCCGACGGCCGCATAGTCCACATTGTGCAGCGCCGCCAGGGTGTCGATCTGGGCCTCGTAGATCGCGCGGCGCTCGGCCGGCTGGTAGTCGGGCAGCGTGCCGTCCCACAGGATCCGGCCCTCGACGTTCTCCATGACGTAGAAGATCGTTCCGATCACATCCTCGTCCATGCACAGGGCATAGGCCTTGGCGACGGGGAAGTGGGCCTTGTTGAGCCCGGAGATGACCTTGAACTCGCGATCCACCGCATGGGCGCTGGGCAGCAGCTTGCCCGGCGGCTTGCGACGCAGGACGTACTTCTTGGCCGGCGTGACGAGCTGGTAGGTCGGGTTCGACTGACCGCCCTTGAACTGGCGCACTTCCAGCGGGCCGACATAGCCTTCGACATTCGCTTCCAGCCAAGCCGCCAGCTTAGCCTCGTCGATCGCATGGCGCGGGTCGACGGGCTTGGTGCCGGAATTCAGGTCCTGGGCGGACGGTTCGGCGGCTTCGGCCATGACGCTTTCTCCCCAACGCTTGTTTGAATGGGGAGTTTAGAGGTCACGTCGCCGGAGGCAAGCCTTCGCCTGCGAAACCTCAGGTCCGTTGAAGCCCTCGCCAGCCGATATCCCGACGGTGGAAGCCGCCCGGCAGGCTGATCTGCGAAAGCGCGGCGTAGGCGCTCTCCCGCGCCTCGGCCAGGGTCTCGCCCAGAGCACAGACGTTCAGCACCCGCCCACCCGACGCCACGAGGCGCCCTTCGGCGTCACGGCTCGTGCCGGCATGGAAAATGACGGCCTGATCGAAAGACCCGTCCGCGCCCGTGATAACGCCGCCGGTCTTGGGCGCGTCGGGATACCCTTCCGCCGCCACGACGACACAGATCGCCGCCTCGTCGCGCCACTTGGGCGGCTCGGCGCTGGCCAACTCCCCCCTTGCCGCCGCCAGCAGGATCGGGACGATGTCGCTCTCCAACCGCAGCATCAGGGTCTGGCACTCGGGATCCCCGAAACGGGCGTTGTATTCGACGAGCTTAGGGCCGGTCGGCGTGAGCATCAGGCCGGCGTAGAGCACGCCGACGTACGGATTACCCTCAGCCGCCATGCCCTCGACGGTCGGAAGGACCAGTTCGCGCCAAGCCTGGTCGATCAGATCCTGCGTCAGCACCGGCGGGGGCGAATAGGTGCCCATCCCGCCGGTGTTAGGCCCCTCGTCGCCATCATAGGCGCGCTTGTGGTCCTGCGCCGCGCCGAACAGGACGGCGGTCTTGCCGTCACAAACGGCGAACAGCGAGGCCTCCTCGCCGTGCATGAACTCCTCGATCACCACGCGGGCGCCGGCCGAGCCAAAGCGGCCGCCCAGCATGTCCAGAACCGCCGCATCAGCCTCGGCGCGGGTCGCGGCGATGACCACGCCCTTGCCCGCCGCAAGACCGTCGGCCTTGATCACGAACGGCGCGTCCAAGGTGTCGAGGAAGGCGCCGGCCGAGGCCGCGTCCTCGAACACGCCATAGGCCGCCGTCGGCAGGCCATGACGCTGGCAGAAGTCCTTGGTGAAGGCCTTGGAGGTCTCCAGTTGCGCCGCGCGCTGGCTGCCGCCGAAACAGGGAATGCCGACCGTCGCGAGCTTGTCCGCGAGACCGACCTCCAGAGCCGATTCCGGACCGACCACCACAAGGTGGGCGCCGATCTCCTGGGCCAGGGCGACCAGTCCGTCGGCGTCGGTCGCTTTCACCGGGCGCAGCTCGGCCACCGCCTCAACGCCCGGATTGCCAGGCGCCGCCACAAGGCGTCCGCAGAGCGGCGACTGGGCGATCTTCCAGGCCAGGGCGTGCTCGCGCCCGCCGGACCCGACGAGGAGGATGGTCAGCTTTTCCATGAGCGCGGGGTGTGGCGCGGGCGACGGCGCGGGTCAAGGGCCGGACCCGCGCCGTGGGGTCTCAAGCGGCGTAGTCCTTGAAATTGGCGTCGTCTGAATCCGGTCCGCCTTGCGCCAGGTCCAGAGCGAAGCCCTTAACGCGCGCCTGCTGAGCGGAGACCGGAGTCCGGCTCGTCGACTTGCCGGCGACAGCCTTGCGCGCGGGTCGGACCGTCGCCTTGGCGGGCGATCGCGCCATCGCGGAGGCGTTTTCGCCGTCTATGCGGAAGAAGGCGATGGAGGCGCGCAGTTCCTCGGCCTGGGCGGCCAGTTCCTCGGAGGTCGCCGACATCTCCTCGGACCCGGCGGCGTTCTGTTGCGTCACCTGGTCCAGTTGCTGCAGCGCCTCGTTGATCTGGGCGGCGCCGATATCCTGCTCGCGGCAGGCGGCGCTGATCTCGGCGACCAGCTCGGCGGTCTTGCGGATGTCCGGCACCAGCGAGGTCAACATCTCGCCTGCCGCCTGAGCCGCCTTAACGGTGTCGCTGGACACGGCGCTGATCTCGGCGGCTGCGGTTTGACTCCGTTCGGCCAGCTTACGCACTTCCGACGCAACGACGGCGAAGCCTCGGCCATGCTCACCGGCGCGAGCCGCCTCGACAGCCGCGTTCAGGGCCAGAAGGTCAGTCTGACGGGCGATTTCCTGGACGATGGTGATCTTCTCGGCGATGACTCGCATGGCGTCGACGGCCTGAGCGACCGCCTTGCCCGAAGCCTCTGCATCTTGAGCCGATTGGCGGGCGATCTTCTCGGTCTGAGCGGCGTTATCGGCGTTCTGCTTGATGTTGGCGGCCATCTCCTCCATCGAGGCCGAAGCCTGTTCCGTCGAAGCAGCCTGTTCCGTCGCGCCCTGACTGAGCTGTTCCGAGACCGAGGACAGTTCTTGGCTTCCCTCGGATACATTTTCTGAGGCGGCGGAGGCGTCAGAGACCACGCCGCGCAGGCGGTCGATCATCCGCTCAAGCGCCAGGCCCATCACGTCCTTGTCAGACAGGGGATTGGCTTCCACCGTCAGGTCGCCTTCCGAAACCTTGTCGGCCAGGGCTGCTGTCTGGCGAAGATTGGCCACCATGCCCCTCAAGGACTTGCTCAAGATATCCTTGTCCGAGAGCGGGGTGATCTCGACGCTGAGGTCGCCTGCGGCCACCTGGTCGGCCAAGGCGGCCGTAGCGCGGAGATTGGCGGTCATGCGATTAACGGTGTCGACCAGGTCCTTGATCTCGTCGTTGGTCGTGACGGTCACGGTCTGATCCAGGTCCCCCTTGGCCACGGCGTCGGCCAGGTCGCCGATCTTGGCGAAGCCGCGCGAGATGGTCCGAGCGATCCAGACCGCCGCCCCGGCGGCCAGCAGCACCGAAAGACCGATCACGCCCATCAACATGTTGCGCGACCGGGCGTAGGTCCGGTCGCCTTCGGCGACGGCCTCGGCCAGAAGCTTCTGATTGACCTCCGTCAGCGCATCGACCGTCGTGATGATGCGACCGGTGATCTGTCGCTGCGTGGTCCGCATCACGGTGAGCGCCTGATCGCGGCGGCCCTCCATCAGGTCACGCCGCATAGCCTCGTCGATTTCGGCGAACACCGCCCATTCGCTGGCCAAGGCTTCCCACTTCGGCTTGCCGCTGGGCGACGCATGGGACAGGCCCGCCTCCAACAGGGCGGTGACCTTCCGCTTGTTGTCTACGGCGCTGGTGTTTTGGCTCTTCAACTCCTCGGCGTCATCAGCCAGGGCCATGTTCTTCTCGGCGCGCATCACCTGCAACAGGGCCGTGCTCAAGCTCTGGCTGCGCTCCAGCTGAGCGACGGGGCCCTCGACCATAGCTTTCTGGCCGCGATCAAGGTCGCCGAGTTGTCGAACGCCGAACAGCGTGGCGGCGGCCATCATCAGAATGAGCGCCCCGAAGGTCAGGGCGAGTTTGAGCTTGATCGTCATGCGCATGGGAGGCTCCGACTCGTTTTAGCCCTAGGAGAAAGAAGAACAGAAAAGTGAACTCAAAAATCTCATTCGCTCTTCATTTGGACAAGTTTACAGGCACGTAGACAGACAGGAATATTCAGAACCTGAATATTTCTGGATACCTGGAAAATTAATACACGATCATATCTGCAGCGACATCATCCAAATCACTCAAGATGTACGGGAATTCGGGCTAGAGTCTTGCAGATAGTACTTCTTCAAACTCGATCGAGGACGGTTAACGGCCGGTGAATCGGTCAACTATCGAGATAGCGACATTCTGCCTCACCATCTTTGGGTGAAATCGCTTCTTCGTTGCGAGAACGGCGCGGCCGTCGCGTGCGGGCCGCGAAGGCACGAAAAAACCGCACGCCGACAAACGGCGTGCGGTTAAGCCCAAAGGCCTGGGTTCACAGCGTTTCGGTGAGGCGGACCCCGGCCCGCCTTGGCTTACGCTGCGTCCATATCCAGCGAGTAGCCCGCCGATCGGACGGTTCGGATCGGATCCGCGTCGGTCGTTCCGTTCAGCGCCTTGCGCAGGCGGCCGATGTGGACGTCGACCGTGCGGGCCTCGACATAGACGTCCGAGCCCCAGACGGCGTCCAGCAGTTGCTCGCGGCTGAAGACCCGGCCAGGGTGCTGCATCAGATAGTCCAGCAGGCGAAACTCGGTCGGGCCGAGGTGGATTTCCTTGCCGCTGCGCTTCACACGGTGGGCGACCCGGTCGATGATGATGTCCCCGACCGTGATGCGGTCATCGGCCAGACCGGGACGGATCCGGCGCAGCACGGCGCGAACGCGGGCCGTCAGTTCGACCATCGAGAACGGCTTGACCACATAGTCGTCGGCGCCGGTGTCGAGACCCCGGATGCGATCGGTTTCCTCGCCGCGCGCCGTCAGCATGATGATCGGCACGTTGCGCGTCTCGGCGCGGCCGCGCAGGCGACGGCAGACCTCGATGCCCGAGACCTTGGGCAGCATCCAGTCGAGGATCACCAGGTCCGGCGCGCGCTCGTTGGCCATGATCAGGGCTTCCTCGCCGTCGCCGGCGACGCCGACCCGGTAGCCCTCCTTGTCGAGGTTGTAGTGCAGCAGGGTGGCCAGGGCGTCTTCGTCTTCGACCACCAGAACGTAGGGAGTCATTTCAGCCGCCTCTTTCGGAGCTAGTGCGACAGCACATCGAGCTTGGGACGCTGCGAGGTCAGTTCCTCGCCCGTCAGCTCGAAATGAATGATTTCGGCGATGTTGGTGGCGTGGTCGCCGATCCGCTCGAGATTCTTGGCCACGAACAGCAGATGCGTGCACGCGTTGATGGTTCGCGGATCGCCCATCATGTAGGTGAGCAGTTCGCGGAAGATGGCGTTGTAGTGCTCGTCGACCTCTTCGTCGCGGCTCCAGACGCCGATGGCGCGCTGAAGGTCCGAGGTCGTGTAGGCGTCCAGCACGTCCTTCAGACGCCCCTGGACCAGCTTGCCCATACGCTCGATCGAGCGCGTCAGGGCGCTCATCGGGTCGGCCTCGGTCAGGATAAGGGCCCGCTTGCCGATGTTCTTGGCCATGTCGCCGCAGCGCTCCAGGCTCATCGAAATCTTCAGCGCGGCCACAGCGTGACGCAGATCCACCGCCATGGGTTGACGCAGTGCGATCAGGCGGAAGGCCTTGCGCTCGATTTCGGACTGCAGCGTGTCCAGACGCTCGTCGCCGGCCACGACCGCCTGGGCCAGGGGACCATCGCGGCGGGCGATGGCGGCGATGCAGTCGGCGACCTGGCTCTCGGCGATGCCGCCCATGCGGGTGACTTCGGCGGTCAGGTGGGCCAGCTCTTCGCCGTACGATTTGACGGTATGTTCGGTCATGTCAGCTTCCTCCGGTTCCGCTTAGCCGAAGCGGCCGGTGATGTAGTCCTGGGTGCGGCTGTCGCGAGGATTGGTGAACATCTCCTCGGTCGGGCCGCTCTCGACCAGCTTACCGAGGTGGAAGAACGCCGTGCGCTGCGAGACGCGGGCGGCCTGGGCCATCGAGTGCGTCACGATGACGATGCAGAACTGGCTGCGCAGTTCGTCGATCAGTTCCTCGATCTTGGCGGTGGCGATCGGGTCGAGAGCCGAG
The DNA window shown above is from Caulobacter sp. FWC26 and carries:
- a CDS encoding amidohydrolase family protein, with translation MIKRYLAGVCALAATTVLAEAASAQTTFVQAGRLLADPATGKVETAKTLVIEKGKVVRIVDGYVAEKGGKIVDLKDSFVLPGLIDSHVHLTGEQNPNSRLDEVTQSSATQAMVGAGFARKTLMAGFTTVADLGGENQAVFALRDGIKRGDVPGPRVIAAGSAVSIHGGHGDVNGYSDEVMHVLRPESVCSGADDCRRAVREQVWHGADIIKITATGGVLSNTAAGLAQQFSNAELEAIVDAAHRMGRKVTAHAHGVDGINSFLKAGGDSIEHGTFLDAESIALFKNNGAYLVPTLMAGDFVYRIASGPNNFLTPAQTAKALDAGPKMLAMARRAHEGGVKIAFGTDTGVSAHGDNAGEFALLVKAGLTPLEAIQTATVNAADHFSMSNEIGSLAPGKAADLIAVKGDPLKDVTELQRVTSVIKGGVVYK
- a CDS encoding phosphotransferase, whose protein sequence is MAEAAEPSAQDLNSGTKPVDPRHAIDEAKLAAWLEANVEGYVGPLEVRQFKGGQSNPTYQLVTPAKKYVLRRKPPGKLLPSAHAVDREFKVISGLNKAHFPVAKAYALCMDEDVIGTIFYVMENVEGRILWDGTLPDYQPAERRAIYEAQIDTLAALHNVDYAAVGLADYGKPGNYFARQIDRWTKQYKASETKTIEEMDRLMEWLPATVPADDQTSIVHGDYRLDNMILHPTESRVIAVLDWELSTLGNPLADFSYFLMNWVMPSDQRGGLSGIDDLTAYGVPTIPEAVARYCKATGRDGLPELDWYFSYNLFRLAGICQGIVGRVRDGTAASAHAQLMEARVPVLAKGAWDFARKAGA
- the purD gene encoding phosphoribosylamine--glycine ligase encodes the protein MEKLTILLVGSGGREHALAWKIAQSPLCGRLVAAPGNPGVEAVAELRPVKATDADGLVALAQEIGAHLVVVGPESALEVGLADKLATVGIPCFGGSQRAAQLETSKAFTKDFCQRHGLPTAAYGVFEDAASAGAFLDTLDAPFVIKADGLAAGKGVVIAATRAEADAAVLDMLGGRFGSAGARVVIEEFMHGEEASLFAVCDGKTAVLFGAAQDHKRAYDGDEGPNTGGMGTYSPPPVLTQDLIDQAWRELVLPTVEGMAAEGNPYVGVLYAGLMLTPTGPKLVEYNARFGDPECQTLMLRLESDIVPILLAAARGELASAEPPKWRDEAAICVVVAAEGYPDAPKTGGVITGADGSFDQAVIFHAGTSRDAEGRLVASGGRVLNVCALGETLAEARESAYAALSQISLPGGFHRRDIGWRGLQRT
- a CDS encoding methyl-accepting chemotaxis protein, producing the protein MRMTIKLKLALTFGALILMMAAATLFGVRQLGDLDRGQKAMVEGPVAQLERSQSLSTALLQVMRAEKNMALADDAEELKSQNTSAVDNKRKVTALLEAGLSHASPSGKPKWEALASEWAVFAEIDEAMRRDLMEGRRDQALTVMRTTQRQITGRIITTVDALTEVNQKLLAEAVAEGDRTYARSRNMLMGVIGLSVLLAAGAAVWIARTISRGFAKIGDLADAVAKGDLDQTVTVTTNDEIKDLVDTVNRMTANLRATAALADQVAAGDLSVEITPLSDKDILSKSLRGMVANLRQTAALADKVSEGDLTVEANPLSDKDVMGLALERMIDRLRGVVSDASAASENVSEGSQELSSVSEQLSQGATEQAASTEQASASMEEMAANIKQNADNAAQTEKIARQSAQDAEASGKAVAQAVDAMRVIAEKITIVQEIARQTDLLALNAAVEAARAGEHGRGFAVVASEVRKLAERSQTAAAEISAVSSDTVKAAQAAGEMLTSLVPDIRKTAELVAEISAACREQDIGAAQINEALQQLDQVTQQNAAGSEEMSATSEELAAQAEELRASIAFFRIDGENASAMARSPAKATVRPARKAVAGKSTSRTPVSAQQARVKGFALDLAQGGPDSDDANFKDYAA
- the phoB gene encoding phosphate regulon transcriptional regulator PhoB, encoding MTPYVLVVEDEDALATLLHYNLDKEGYRVGVAGDGEEALIMANERAPDLVILDWMLPKVSGIEVCRRLRGRAETRNVPIIMLTARGEETDRIRGLDTGADDYVVKPFSMVELTARVRAVLRRIRPGLADDRITVGDIIIDRVAHRVKRSGKEIHLGPTEFRLLDYLMQHPGRVFSREQLLDAVWGSDVYVEARTVDVHIGRLRKALNGTTDADPIRTVRSAGYSLDMDAA
- the phoU gene encoding phosphate signaling complex protein PhoU: MTEHTVKSYGEELAHLTAEVTRMGGIAESQVADCIAAIARRDGPLAQAVVAGDERLDTLQSEIERKAFRLIALRQPMAVDLRHAVAALKISMSLERCGDMAKNIGKRALILTEADPMSALTRSIERMGKLVQGRLKDVLDAYTTSDLQRAIGVWSRDEEVDEHYNAIFRELLTYMMGDPRTINACTHLLFVAKNLERIGDHATNIAEIIHFELTGEELTSQRPKLDVLSH